The genomic window ATGGTTTCTTCGTCGAAGCTGCGCCGCGCGCAGGAGCGCATTCTCCGCGGCCGTCCGTACGCGCAGGAGATGCTCCGGGTGTTCAATAACCTGGCGACGCGCACCGACTCGACCAAGCACCCGCTGCTGAACGACGATCCACGGGCCGCGCGCACGTTGCTGATCGTGATCACCGCGGACCGCGGGTTGTGCGGCAGCTTCAACACCAACGTCGCCAAGGCGGCGCTGCAGTTCTCGATCGACACTCCGAAATCACCGGATGGTCGCGATGTCGCCATGGCGCTCGTTGGCCGCAAGGGCCGCGACTTCTTCCTGCGTCGCGGCTTCGACGTGCTTTACGAGGAAGTCGGCCTGTTCCAGAACGTCCAGTGGTCGCACGCGCAGGCAATTGCCGCGACCGCGATCAAGGAGTTCATGGGACCCGACATCAGCTCGGTCTACCTGGTCTACAACGAGTTCAAGTCGGTGATCTCGCAGCGCGTCGTGATCGAAAAGCTGCTGCCGATCCCGAAACTCCACGTGGCGTCCGCGGAGGTCCAGCAGTCGGTGGATTACCTGTTCGAGCCCGATCCCGAGCAGTTGCTCAACACGCTGCTGCCGATGCACGTGGCGGTGCAGGTGTCGCGCGCGTTGCTCGAATCGTCGGCCGCCGAACATGCGGCGCGCATGCAGTCCATGGACAGCGCGACGCGCAACGCCAAGGAAATGGTCGATCGCCTGACCCTGTACATGAACAAGGTCCGTCAGGCCGCCATCACGCGCGAGATTATTGAAGTGGTTT from Acidobacteriota bacterium includes these protein-coding regions:
- the atpG gene encoding ATP synthase F1 subunit gamma, which codes for MPSLLDIRRRVRAVKSTQQITKAMKMVSSSKLRRAQERILRGRPYAQEMLRVFNNLATRTDSTKHPLLNDDPRAARTLLIVITADRGLCGSFNTNVAKAALQFSIDTPKSPDGRDVAMALVGRKGRDFFLRRGFDVLYEEVGLFQNVQWSHAQAIAATAIKEFMGPDISSVYLVYNEFKSVISQRVVIEKLLPIPKLHVASAEVQQSVDYLFEPDPEQLLNTLLPMHVAVQVSRALLESSAAEHAARMQSMDSATRNAKEMVDRLTLYMNKVRQAAITREIIEVVSGAQAT